From a region of the Verrucomicrobiia bacterium genome:
- a CDS encoding amino acid-binding protein, producing the protein MQITKQLALFLDNRPGTLARMADALSEARINIYAFATSDTVDHTVVRLVVDDYRKALDLFEEHGTLVIEDDVLMVNGDNKPGSLGRIAHKLAKGKVNIEYAYCATPPDAKKGLMILRVSDVKKALKVLNS; encoded by the coding sequence ATGCAAATCACAAAGCAGCTGGCGCTATTCCTCGATAACCGTCCCGGAACCCTGGCCCGCATGGCCGACGCGTTGTCCGAAGCCCGCATTAATATCTACGCATTCGCCACCAGCGACACCGTTGACCACACGGTGGTCCGGCTTGTCGTGGACGATTATCGAAAGGCCTTGGATCTATTCGAGGAGCATGGAACGCTTGTGATCGAAGATGATGTCCTCATGGTGAATGGTGACAACAAACCGGGTTCGCTCGGGCGTATCGCACATAAGCTGGCCAAGGGAAAAGTGAATATCGAATACGCGTATTGTGCCACTCCCCCCGACGCCAAAAAGGGCCTCATGATTCTGCGGGTAAGCGATGTCAAGAAAGCCCTCAAAGTGTTGAACAGCTGA
- a CDS encoding alpha-amylase family glycosyl hydrolase: protein MPLLYEINTRCWLRDLSSRCESEVTLGNVPEFEFQFWASAGFTHIWLMGVWPSGPKSRRSAQLHIANAIRAGELPPVDPDDVVGSPYAVSAYSVSPDFGAAGELSAFRHRLNSHGIRLILDFVPNHLGIDHPWIEQRPQLFVGTSSERPGFFRPGTPQGSRWIAHGKDPFFPAWCDTAQLDYRSDETRQTMISLLHTIAAQCDGVRCDMAMLLLNDVFNETWVAFQIGQENSAMHSEFWSEAIAAIKEENARFEFIAEAYWGREEQLQQLGFDFTYNKDLYDALVGGNSAAAVKLVAETPPQMLERGVHFLENHDERRIAGTLPLAMHKLAALLTFSLPGMRLVHEGQLSGARIRVPVQLGRRPEEAPDPVIGGFYDALLAAIRSAGVGIGIFSILRPSTNRLDERSSDCAMALLWQRPGRLALTVLNLGDEPTRLRVDLPEDGLAAEDLLRLEPKIAFELAGKQLVFDLPAKSGTLLGLWRSCISVVRNSSLFHTAPH from the coding sequence GTGCCGTTGCTTTACGAAATCAATACACGATGCTGGCTGCGAGACCTGTCCTCACGATGTGAAAGCGAAGTCACGCTCGGAAACGTTCCTGAATTTGAGTTTCAATTCTGGGCCAGCGCCGGCTTCACGCACATCTGGTTGATGGGGGTCTGGCCGTCAGGCCCGAAAAGCCGCCGATCCGCACAACTGCACATTGCCAACGCGATACGTGCAGGCGAGTTGCCGCCCGTGGATCCAGACGATGTCGTCGGTTCGCCCTATGCCGTCTCAGCGTATTCGGTATCACCTGACTTCGGGGCAGCCGGGGAGTTGAGCGCGTTTCGTCATCGACTCAACTCCCACGGAATCCGGCTGATCCTTGACTTCGTTCCCAATCATCTCGGGATCGATCACCCATGGATCGAGCAACGTCCACAGCTGTTCGTTGGAACCAGCTCGGAACGGCCGGGATTTTTCCGACCCGGCACGCCACAGGGCTCGCGATGGATCGCACACGGAAAGGATCCATTCTTTCCCGCGTGGTGCGATACCGCTCAACTGGACTATCGCAGCGACGAAACCCGCCAAACCATGATCTCGTTGTTGCATACAATTGCCGCGCAATGCGATGGCGTTCGTTGCGACATGGCAATGCTGCTGTTGAACGACGTCTTCAACGAAACCTGGGTGGCGTTCCAGATCGGCCAGGAGAACTCGGCAATGCACTCCGAGTTTTGGTCTGAAGCCATCGCAGCCATCAAAGAGGAGAATGCCCGGTTCGAATTCATTGCCGAAGCCTATTGGGGCCGCGAAGAGCAACTCCAGCAGCTGGGCTTTGATTTCACCTACAACAAGGACCTCTACGATGCGCTGGTCGGAGGCAACTCCGCGGCAGCAGTCAAACTCGTTGCAGAGACGCCGCCTCAGATGCTCGAGCGCGGCGTTCATTTCCTCGAGAACCACGACGAGCGTCGAATCGCGGGAACCCTTCCTCTTGCGATGCATAAACTCGCCGCATTGCTGACTTTCAGCCTGCCGGGAATGCGGCTTGTTCACGAGGGACAACTATCGGGAGCGCGAATCCGTGTGCCTGTTCAACTCGGCCGGCGGCCTGAGGAGGCGCCTGATCCTGTGATAGGCGGGTTCTACGACGCATTGCTGGCTGCGATTCGCAGTGCGGGCGTTGGCATTGGAATTTTCTCGATCTTGCGTCCATCGACCAACCGTCTTGATGAACGTTCCTCAGATTGCGCAATGGCGCTGCTTTGGCAACGACCTGGCCGGCTTGCGTTGACTGTTCTCAACTTGGGTGACGAGCCAACCCGATTGCGCGTTGATTTGCCCGAAGATGGATTGGCTGCTGAGGATCTCCTGAGATTGGAACCTAAGATCGCGTTTGAGTTGGCGGGAAAGCAGCTGGTGTTCGACCTTCCTGCAAAGAGCGGAACCCTTTTGGGATTGTGGCGCTCCTGCATTTCGGTTGTTCGCAATTCATCGCTGTTCCATACTGCGCCGCATTGA
- a CDS encoding UbiX family flavin prenyltransferase, whose protein sequence is MKLLVAITGASGALYAQRLLDHLDPTKHEVHVVLSNYAQQVIAQELPQGLKLPEGVRSHNLKSMNAPFASGSNPPDAMVVIPCTMGTMGRIAHGYSEDVLLRAADVVLKEKRKLILVPRETPLSLVHVKNMELLLLAGAIILPANPSFYAGPKSIQEVVDTVVSRVLDHLGIANQLAPRWAEENE, encoded by the coding sequence TTGAAACTGCTCGTCGCCATCACTGGAGCCAGCGGCGCGCTCTACGCGCAACGGTTGCTCGATCACCTGGATCCCACGAAGCACGAGGTGCATGTGGTGTTGAGCAATTACGCGCAACAGGTGATTGCACAGGAGCTGCCGCAAGGGCTGAAACTGCCGGAGGGTGTGCGCTCGCATAACCTGAAGAGCATGAACGCGCCCTTCGCGAGCGGATCCAATCCGCCCGACGCCATGGTGGTCATTCCCTGCACCATGGGCACGATGGGCCGCATTGCACATGGCTACAGTGAAGATGTCCTGCTGCGGGCTGCTGATGTCGTGTTGAAGGAGAAGCGAAAACTGATTCTGGTGCCGCGCGAAACGCCGCTGAGCCTCGTCCATGTGAAGAACATGGAACTGCTTCTCCTGGCCGGCGCGATTATTCTTCCGGCCAACCCGAGCTTCTATGCTGGGCCGAAATCGATTCAGGAAGTCGTCGATACCGTTGTCTCCCGGGTGCTCGACCACCTCGGAATTGCCAATCAACTCGCGCCGCGTTGGGCGGAGGAAAACGAATAA
- a CDS encoding UbiA-like polyprenyltransferase has protein sequence MFSRVGKWLAFVRFSHTVFALPFALAAMCVAARDNRGWPGWRPFGLILAAMVCARTCAMAFNRVVDRRFDALNPRTARRHLPAGEVSVAGAVTLCALSAAGLIAASYFLNPLCFYLSPVALVVICFYSLTKRFTDYTHVFLGIALALAPIGAWLAVKGSNLSILEIIQMLVLSAAVVLWLVGFDIIYALQDYEFDRAHGLHSLVVAWGPKNALQAAFLAHMVMCGLLFAFGVLCRFRVVYLVGWMIIALCLALEHWIARRRSLNWVNVAFFRLNAIVSAVFFAVVAAEVIFRGGFRWR, from the coding sequence GTGTTTTCCCGCGTCGGCAAATGGCTCGCGTTCGTGCGCTTCTCGCACACGGTGTTCGCCCTTCCGTTCGCCCTGGCGGCGATGTGCGTTGCCGCGCGCGACAATCGCGGATGGCCGGGATGGCGCCCGTTTGGTCTGATCCTCGCCGCGATGGTCTGCGCCCGCACCTGCGCCATGGCATTCAATCGCGTGGTCGATCGCCGTTTCGATGCGTTGAATCCGCGAACGGCACGGCGCCATTTGCCTGCTGGAGAAGTATCGGTCGCGGGCGCCGTAACACTCTGCGCCCTCTCCGCGGCTGGCTTGATCGCGGCAAGTTACTTCCTCAACCCGTTGTGCTTCTATCTCTCGCCCGTTGCCCTGGTTGTCATCTGCTTTTATTCGCTCACAAAACGGTTCACCGACTACACCCACGTGTTCCTGGGGATCGCCCTCGCGCTGGCACCCATCGGCGCATGGCTCGCTGTTAAAGGATCCAATCTAAGCATTTTGGAAATCATCCAGATGCTCGTTCTCTCGGCTGCGGTCGTGTTGTGGCTGGTCGGTTTCGACATCATTTACGCGCTTCAGGATTATGAGTTCGACCGTGCCCACGGCCTCCATTCGCTGGTTGTCGCATGGGGACCGAAGAATGCGCTTCAAGCGGCGTTTCTTGCGCACATGGTCATGTGCGGCCTGCTCTTTGCCTTCGGCGTGCTCTGCCGCTTTCGTGTCGTTTACCTGGTCGGCTGGATGATCATCGCGCTCTGCCTGGCGCTGGAACATTGGATCGCACGCAGGCGCAGCTTGAACTGGGTGAACGTGGCGTTCTTTCGTTTGAACGCGATTGTCAGCGCCGTGTTCTTCGCCGTCGTTGCCGCAGAAGTCATTTTTCGGGGCGGCTTCCGATGGCGTTGA
- a CDS encoding ATP-binding protein codes for MKKLARNRRHVSLRRMTSGESTAAKEERDRLVVSLELQQTQAEMEIAHLHREQKELQQARDRLHNLYQNIPISYVTLDENGLITDCNRTAANLLGLEFHSMLNPALQNFVLCEDIDIALLHLRRCGRCNGGGLVVSELRLKHTERRSIPVQMVSTCSGTERRREYQTAIVDLTERQKNEGAVREAREFADAIIQTIHEPLLVVDASFRILRMNEAFAELFHAAPKLMTGLSLEAVLKVSWTGNDLRSRLEDVLLKNVPLKNFEFRMQHRASGPQVLLCNVRRLQHKEDSAPVLLIALEDITARKGAEEQVAQTNQLLQHLNEELERRVDARTHELRESNKQLESFCYSIAHDLRGPLRVMAGFGTALQEDPNVRLGDRGADFVRRIVAAGQQMDTLIQDLLEYGRFNTVELLATAVDANEILNRVIANLHVTLQERHAKVVRKGKLPVVLGHDLVLATVFTNLFNNAMKFVAQDVKPEITVWSEDTGSHYRIWIGDNGIGIEPQYYERIFEVFKRLHSQKTYAGTGIGLAIVRRSIQRIGGTVGVESEPGRGSRFWISLQKPPP; via the coding sequence ATGAAGAAACTGGCGAGGAATCGTCGGCATGTCTCCTTGAGGCGCATGACATCAGGGGAATCCACAGCGGCCAAAGAGGAACGGGATAGATTGGTTGTTTCCCTGGAACTTCAACAGACCCAGGCGGAAATGGAGATCGCCCACCTGCACCGCGAGCAGAAGGAGTTGCAACAAGCCCGGGATCGCCTTCACAACCTGTACCAGAATATTCCCATCAGCTATGTCACCCTGGACGAAAACGGCCTGATCACGGATTGCAACCGTACGGCGGCCAATCTTCTCGGGCTGGAATTCCACAGCATGCTCAATCCCGCACTTCAGAATTTTGTTTTATGCGAAGACATCGACATTGCGCTGCTGCATCTGCGGCGTTGCGGCCGCTGCAATGGCGGCGGCCTAGTGGTTTCGGAGCTGCGTTTGAAGCACACTGAGAGACGATCCATCCCCGTGCAGATGGTGAGCACATGCTCGGGAACAGAGCGGCGGCGGGAATACCAGACGGCGATCGTCGACCTGACAGAGCGGCAAAAGAACGAAGGTGCCGTACGGGAAGCGAGGGAGTTTGCTGACGCCATCATCCAGACCATTCACGAGCCCCTTTTGGTGGTCGACGCTTCGTTTCGGATCCTCAGGATGAACGAAGCGTTCGCGGAGCTTTTCCACGCGGCGCCGAAGCTGATGACTGGTTTGTCCTTGGAAGCAGTGCTCAAGGTGTCGTGGACAGGCAACGACCTGAGAAGCCGGCTTGAAGATGTCCTGCTCAAGAACGTTCCGTTGAAGAATTTTGAATTCAGGATGCAACATCGGGCGTCCGGTCCCCAGGTGCTCCTGTGCAACGTTCGCAGACTCCAGCACAAGGAGGATTCGGCGCCCGTCCTGTTGATTGCCCTGGAGGATATTACGGCGCGGAAGGGCGCGGAGGAGCAGGTTGCCCAGACGAACCAGTTGCTGCAGCACCTGAACGAGGAACTGGAGCGCCGCGTGGATGCCCGCACGCACGAGCTGCGTGAAAGCAACAAGCAGCTCGAGAGCTTCTGCTACAGCATCGCACACGACCTGCGCGGGCCGTTGCGTGTCATGGCGGGCTTTGGCACCGCGCTCCAGGAGGACCCCAACGTGCGCCTCGGCGACCGCGGGGCGGATTTCGTGCGGCGCATCGTGGCCGCGGGCCAGCAGATGGACACCTTGATCCAGGACCTGCTCGAGTATGGCCGTTTCAACACCGTCGAGTTGCTGGCCACTGCTGTTGATGCCAACGAGATTCTGAACCGAGTCATTGCAAACCTGCACGTGACCCTGCAGGAACGCCATGCGAAAGTCGTTCGCAAGGGTAAGCTGCCTGTCGTTCTGGGCCACGATCTTGTCCTGGCAACGGTATTCACCAACCTGTTCAACAACGCCATGAAATTTGTTGCTCAGGATGTTAAGCCGGAAATCACGGTGTGGTCCGAGGATACGGGCAGCCACTACCGTATCTGGATTGGAGACAATGGAATCGGCATCGAGCCTCAATACTACGAGCGTATTTTCGAGGTTTTTAAACGGTTGCATTCGCAGAAGACCTACGCTGGAACGGGAATCGGACTGGCGATTGTTCGTCGATCGATCCAGCGCATTGGCGGAACGGTTGGGGTGGAATCGGAGCCGGGCCGCGGCAGCCGGTTTTGGATCAGCCTTCAAAAGCCGCCGCCCTGA